One window of the Procambarus clarkii isolate CNS0578487 chromosome 89, FALCON_Pclarkii_2.0, whole genome shotgun sequence genome contains the following:
- the LOC138359129 gene encoding uncharacterized protein — MDKVQAFVESGKPEDLEGCTRDQLKQIAEKCGIRLKASKVAGMKDEILRQLRARSEAAEQGAQEGAESRKEDDGQDDVRSQGSSRSSKSSRSSRSSRNRSLERFQLELQMQREDKERQFQLEKMKLELQMKNEAEKEKEKTRLEVERARLEVEKEKERTKQMQIEANRTLAEQRIEHGLPESTTQVSHPPDVRVREKDIPLFVPEEAESFFEHFEKVASIKEWPQEEWAQLVQLRLTGAAREAYTQLSLEECQDYATVKSSILRSFQLTPEAYRKRFREMVKVGACTFAETARDLERRFQKWIEAAGVGSYADLKQLMVMEKFLEMMHPETKFKIREAGIKEVKDAADRADMITEAYKSLRENRVRSEARRSNGRPSGVWGGRNYERPRRVWGEKNFDKWADKRKYPKTQKSRSRTSSESEDGGAKQETNRYPGNQESSKAPQSTSSTSGPRNSHVSGQSQSYSGTYRRDFSQMRCYNCNGLGHVMRDCRQGKRVVTLAMCDPRSRYTNVFRDKPQRANLVNERYRPFMSKGWIGVGGQPEVEVGILRDTGANQSLIARSLIGNGRRLAGSGKMKVYGLLSESDMPVCTVQLRSEYVSAEVMLGVCPDIPVPGVQVILGNDLCGTKVLTRVMAETVPEECPEGHGTCGTPESVNLTDIRGDESGDRQAIEYPVSVVTKAEVADEEDTGEGETVSIQPVEEIDVDIARLFDEGPAQKNEVSVRSKVKKAQPKKTHVKRADLSKAQTAEIKSRKVNATVLSRNEGRCGHTEDGNRASSGPRAQRHRDSGVKLFEMSRVGMFHRQRGGEIMKKSDSRENERRRDSMCGEMLTSTLGEVERHVRSSAIGCSTVPEETFRERRRVEGEEMELHRGEKWGKRMMIQAWMNRRKPRTRWRSNRMSSRIKEETEGRIVGEDEGVKYDDRRRKYNGSRWKCEDDRGGTDSKCLTLDEKRRRRGNGGWRQ; from the coding sequence atggataaggtgcaagcgtttgtggagtcaggcaagcctgaggatttagaaggttgcacgagggatcaattgaaacaaatagcagaaaaatgtggcatcaggttgaaagcatctaaagtagctgggatgaaggatgagatcctgaggcagttgagagccagaagtgaagcggcagaacaaggagcccaggaaggagctgaaagtagaaaggaggatgatgggcaggatgacgtgagatcccagggatcgagtaggagcagcaagagtagccgcagtagtaggagtagccggaataggagcttggagagattccagttagagctccagatgcagcgtgaggacaaggagagacagttccagctggaaaagatgaaattagaactccagatgaaaaatgaagccgagaaggaaaaagagaaaaccaggctggaagtagagagagcaaggctagaggtggaaaaagaaaaagagagaacaaaacaaatgcagatagaagcgaatagaaccttggctgaacaaaggattgaacatgggttgccagagagcaccacccaggtatcacacccaccagatgttagggttagggagaaggacattcccttgtttgttcccgaagaggcagagagcttcttcgagcattttgaaaaagtagccagtatcaaggagtggccacaggaggaatgggcccagctggtccagttaagattgactggtgcagccagggaggcatacacccaattgtcactggaagagtgccaggattatgccacggtaaagagcagcattttgcgctcgtttcagttaaccccagaagcttataggaagcgcttcagagagatggtgaaagttggagcatgtacgtttgctgagacagcaagagatctggaaagacgattccagaagtggattgaggctgctggagttggatcttatgctgacctgaagcaactgatggtcatggagaagttcttggagatgatgcatcccgaaacaaagttcaagatccgagaagcagggataaaggaggtgaaagatgccgcagatagggcggatatgattactgaagcgtacaagagcttaagggagaacagagtgagaagcgaggcgagacgcagcaatggcagacccagtggagtctggggaggaagaaattatgaaagacccagaagagtctggggtgagaaaaattttgataaatgggcagataaacgtaagtaccctaaaactcagaagagtaggtcgcgcacttcgtctgaaagtgaagatggaggagctaaacaagaaactaatcgttatcctggaaatcaagagtccagtaaagctccacagagtacgagtagtacgtctggcccgaggaactctcatgtgagtgggcagagtcagagctactctggtacatatagaagagacttttcccagatgagatgttacaattgtaacggattgggtcacgtgatgcgagattgtcggcagggcaagagagttgtgaccctggccatgtgtgacccccgaagtagatatactaatgtgttccgagacaaaccacagagagcgaacttagtgaacgagaggtataggccgttcatgagcaaaggttggatcggtgtaggaggccaacctgaggtagaagttggtatcttaagagataccggagctaatcagagcttgattgcgagaagcctgattgggaatggtcgacggttagctggcagtgggaagatgaaagtatatgggttattgtctgagagtgacatgcccgtatgtactgtccagctaaggtcggaatatgtgtcggcagaggtgatgttgggagtgtgccccgacatacctgttccaggagtccaagtgatcctgggaaatgacttgtgcgggacaaaggtgttgacaagagtcatggcggagactgtgccagaggagtgcccagaaggccacggcacgtgtgggacacctgagagtgtgaacctgactgacatccgaggggatgagtcaggagaccgccaagccattgagtaccctgtctcggtagtgacgaaggcagaggtggccgacgaggaagacactggcgaaggtgagacagtgtcgattcagccagtggaagagatcgatgtagatatagcacggctgtttgatgaaggtccagcccagaaaaatgaagtctcggtgaggtcaaaagtgaagaaggcccagccgaagaagactcatgtgaagagagcggacctgagtaaagcccagactgctgaaattaagagtcggaaggtgaatgcaactgtgctgagtaggaatgagggaagatgtggacatactgaggacggaaatagagcgtcaagtggtccacgagcacagaggcatagggatagtggagttaagttgtttgagatgtcaagagttggcatgtttcacagacaacgtggaggagaaataatgaagaagagtgatagtcgagaaaatgagaggagaagagacagtatgtgtggagagatgcttacgagcactctgggagaggtagagcgacatgtacggtcgagtgctattggttgtagtacagtgcccgaagaaacttttagggaacgaagaagagttgaaggagaagaaatggagttgcatagaggtgaaaagtgggggaagaggatgatgatacaagcatggatgaatagaagaaagccgaggactcgatggaggtcaaacaggatgagctcTCGGATAAAGGAGGAGACGGAAGGGAGGatagtcggtgaagacgagggagtgaagtatgatgacaggagacggaagtataatggcagtagatggaagtgtgaagacgacagaggaggtacagacagtaaatgtctgactctggacgagaagagaagaagacgaggaaacggagggtggagacaataa
- the LOC138359104 gene encoding ribosome-binding protein 1-like codes for MLPKVASPVKGQTKVASPVNGQPKVASPVKGQPKVASPVKGQPKVASPVKGQPKVASPVKGQPKVASPVKGQPKVASPVKGQPKVASPVKGQPKVASPVNGQPKVASPVNGQPKVDSPVKGQPKVASPVKGQTKVASPVKGQPKVASPVKGQPKVASPVKGQPKVASPVKGQPKVASPVKGQPKVASPVKGQPKVASPVKGQPKVASPVKGQPKVASPVKGQPKVASPVKGQPKVASPVKGQPKVASPVKGQPKVASPVKGQPKVASPVKGQPKVASPVKGQPKVINSVKGQPKVASPVKGQPKVASPVKGQPKVASPVKGQPKVTNSVKDLEPGSRSINVTNVTALCASTSPPLPASQWQFIDNIDGGSQFVRHQLTL; via the exons ATGCTT CCCAAGGTCGCCAGTCCTGTCAAGGGTCAGACCAAGGTGGCCAGTCCTGTCAATGGTCAGCCCAAGGTGGCCAGTCCTGTCAAAGGTCAGCCCAAGGTGGCCAGTCCTGTCAAAGGTCAGCCCAAGGTGGCCAGTCCTGTCAAAGGTCAGCCCAAGGTGGCCAGTCCTGTCAAAGGTCAGCCCAAGGTGGCCAGTCCTGTCAAAGGTCAGCCCAAGGTGGCCAGTCCTGTCAAAGGTCAGCCCAAGGTGGCCAGTCCTGTCAAAGGTCAGCCCAAGGTGGCCAGTCCTGTCAATGGTCAGCCCAAGGTGGCCAGTCCTGTCAATGGTCAGCCCAAGGTGGACAGTCCTGTCAAGGGTCAGCCCAAGGTGGCCAGTCCTGTCAAAGGTCAGACCAAGGTGGCCAGTCCTGTCAAAGGTCAGCCCAAGGTGGCCAGTCCTGTCAAAGGTCAGCCCAAGGTGGCCAGTCCTGTCAAAGGTCAGCCCAAGGTGGCCAGTCCTGTCAAAGGTCAGCCCAAGGTGGCCAGTCCTGTCAAAGGTCAGCCCAAGGTGGCCAGTCCTGTCAAAGGTCAGCCCAAGGTGGCCAGTCCTGTCAAAGGTCAGCCCAAGGTGGCCAGTCCTGTCAAAGGTCAGCCCAAGGTGGCCAGTCCTGTCAAAGGTCAGCCCAAGGTGGCCAGTCCTGTCAAAGGTCAGCCCAAGGTGGCCAGTCCTGTCAAAGGTCAGCCCAAGGTGGCCAGTCCTGTCAAAGGTCAGCCCAAGGTGGCCAGTCCTGTCAAAGGTCAGCCCAAGGTGGCCAGTCCTGTCAAAGGTCAGCCCAAGGTGGCCAGTCCTGTCAAAGGTCAGCCCAAGGTGATCAATTCTGTCAAAGGTCAGCCCAAGGTGGCCAGTCCTGTCAAAGGTCAGCCCAAGGTGGCCAGTCCTGTCAAAGGTCAGCCCAAGGTGGCCAGTCCTGTCAAAGGTCAGCCCAAGGTGACCAATTCTGTCAAAG ATCTGGAGCCCGGCTCACGCTCCATCAATGTGACAAATGTCACTGCCTTGTGCGCCTCAACTTCTCCGCCATTACCGGCTTCTCAGTGGCAGTTTATTGACAATATTGATGGTGGTTCACAGTTTGTTAGGCATCAGCTGACTCTATAA